A genomic stretch from Edaphobacter aggregans includes:
- a CDS encoding response regulator, protein MGERIRILVVDDHHVVRQGLVALLGIMPQIEVVGEASDGLEAIELHRTLRPDVTLMDLQLPRLGGVDAIIRIRAEDPAARFIVLTTFDGDEDIFRSLQAGAKAYLLKGMTVEELTSTIQAVHSGKTRIAAPIAEKLAERMSGQALTARELAVLERIVAGRANKEIATDLDISEATVKSHINNLLGKLNVTDRTQAATVAIQRGIVHLK, encoded by the coding sequence ATGGGTGAACGCATCCGCATTCTCGTCGTCGACGACCACCACGTCGTTCGTCAGGGCCTCGTCGCTCTGCTCGGCATCATGCCCCAGATCGAAGTCGTCGGCGAAGCCAGCGACGGCCTCGAAGCCATTGAACTCCACCGCACCCTCCGCCCCGACGTCACCCTCATGGACCTCCAGCTCCCCAGACTCGGCGGCGTCGACGCCATCATACGCATCCGCGCCGAAGACCCCGCCGCCCGTTTCATCGTCCTCACCACCTTCGACGGCGACGAAGACATCTTCCGCTCCCTGCAAGCCGGAGCCAAAGCCTACCTACTCAAAGGTATGACCGTCGAAGAACTCACCTCCACCATTCAAGCCGTCCACTCCGGCAAAACCCGCATCGCGGCCCCCATTGCAGAAAAATTAGCCGAGCGCATGAGCGGCCAGGCCCTCACCGCCCGCGAACTCGCCGTCCTCGAGCGCATCGTCGCCGGCCGCGCAAACAAAGAGATCGCCACTGACCTCGACATCAGCGAAGCCACCGTAAAATCCCATATCAACAATCTCCTCGGCAAACTCAACGTCACCGACCGCACACAAGCCGCAACCGTCGCCATCCAGCGCGGCATCGTTCATCTCAAATGA
- a CDS encoding tetratricopeptide repeat protein: MVPRLSPQRAGRILIGTLLGGSLACCIMALRAGRAHAEYDPTTPSQRQVYSKSVAEHYNYRFGADKPFLPSLATTDTGEFINPRAFPTAKYCGHCHQEAHTEWRQSAHANSFRTPWYTRNVNLLMAEKGIEFARHCEGCHNPTALTSGAMTKGSPINRKFDEDGVTCSVCHSIQRVDTRGTGSYVLAQPAVLVDEHDQPIYGDVSDKEILAHLDRHSKAVMKDFYHQSEYCSACHKAALPRQLNDYKWQRAIFLYDEWQLSSFAKESPLPFYVKDSVSTCQTCHMPREPLGAAASDYGAKDGKLASHRWLGANTIMSKFYNYDTQMEKTIAFLRNGVFNVDIFGLEKSDGKADGKMIAPLGTQNFAIAPGDILTASIVIQNKGIAHSHVPEQRDMYESWVEFEAKDASGKTLTHSGIIEPNGDLDPRAHSFTNRLVNVKGEINDLHQVWNNRVVAYNNTIASGRSQIVRYQFKVPADAKGPITITAKVNYRRFDQHFMDFAMGKHYEEPVVEMAARTRTLNLGDNPANAPDPQDNKEWMRWNNFGIAMLDAQQYAESVHAFERVVLLRPDYADAFTNIAIANFSWQRYDDSRTALDKALKLSPHNARALYYLALVERNQGNLDAAIADLREVITQFPRSRDAHRELGFSLYQQRKYDEARVEYENLQSIDPDDLAAHYILSIVYRRLGMKEQASREAAAFADQKDDPTASTYALEFLRKHHEIASESVPWHTHSDFAPQQQIEGVLPAAQ, encoded by the coding sequence TAGCCACTACCGACACCGGCGAATTCATCAATCCTAGGGCCTTCCCCACCGCGAAGTATTGCGGCCACTGCCATCAGGAAGCCCACACCGAGTGGCGCCAATCCGCTCACGCCAACTCCTTCCGCACCCCCTGGTACACCCGGAACGTCAACCTCCTCATGGCGGAGAAGGGCATCGAATTCGCCCGTCACTGCGAAGGCTGCCACAATCCCACAGCCCTCACCTCCGGAGCCATGACCAAAGGCTCTCCAATCAACCGCAAGTTCGATGAAGACGGCGTCACCTGCTCGGTCTGCCACTCCATCCAGAGGGTCGACACCCGCGGTACCGGAAGCTACGTTCTCGCCCAGCCTGCCGTCCTCGTCGACGAACACGACCAGCCCATCTACGGTGACGTCTCCGACAAAGAGATCCTCGCCCACCTCGACCGCCACTCCAAGGCCGTCATGAAGGACTTCTACCACCAGAGCGAGTATTGCTCCGCCTGCCACAAAGCCGCGCTCCCCCGCCAACTCAATGACTACAAGTGGCAGCGCGCCATCTTCCTCTACGACGAGTGGCAGCTCTCCTCCTTCGCCAAGGAGTCCCCACTTCCCTTCTACGTCAAAGACTCCGTCTCCACCTGCCAGACCTGCCACATGCCCCGCGAGCCCCTCGGAGCAGCCGCCTCCGATTACGGGGCTAAAGACGGCAAGCTAGCCTCGCACCGCTGGCTCGGAGCCAACACCATCATGTCGAAGTTTTACAACTACGACACTCAGATGGAAAAAACCATCGCCTTCCTCCGCAACGGAGTCTTCAACGTAGATATCTTCGGCCTGGAAAAGAGCGACGGCAAAGCTGATGGCAAAATGATCGCCCCGCTCGGCACCCAAAACTTCGCCATAGCTCCCGGCGACATTCTCACCGCCTCCATCGTCATCCAGAACAAAGGCATCGCCCACAGCCACGTCCCCGAGCAGCGCGACATGTACGAGAGCTGGGTCGAATTTGAAGCCAAAGACGCGTCTGGCAAAACTCTGACCCACTCCGGCATTATCGAGCCCAACGGCGACCTCGACCCCCGCGCCCACAGCTTTACCAACCGCCTCGTCAACGTAAAGGGCGAGATCAACGATCTCCACCAGGTCTGGAACAACCGCGTCGTCGCCTACAACAACACCATCGCCTCCGGCCGCTCGCAGATCGTCCGCTATCAATTCAAAGTTCCCGCCGACGCCAAAGGCCCCATCACCATCACAGCGAAGGTCAACTACCGCCGCTTCGACCAGCACTTCATGGACTTCGCCATGGGCAAGCACTACGAGGAGCCCGTCGTCGAAATGGCCGCCCGCACTCGCACCCTCAATCTCGGCGACAACCCAGCCAACGCCCCCGATCCGCAGGACAACAAAGAGTGGATGCGCTGGAACAACTTCGGCATCGCCATGCTCGACGCCCAGCAATACGCCGAGAGCGTCCACGCCTTCGAACGCGTAGTCCTGCTCCGTCCCGACTACGCCGACGCCTTCACCAATATCGCCATCGCCAACTTCTCCTGGCAACGCTACGATGACTCTCGCACCGCTCTCGACAAGGCCCTGAAGCTAAGCCCGCACAACGCCCGCGCCCTCTACTACCTCGCTCTTGTCGAACGCAATCAGGGTAATCTCGATGCGGCCATCGCCGACCTCCGCGAAGTCATCACCCAGTTCCCGCGCTCCCGCGACGCCCACCGCGAACTAGGCTTCTCCCTCTATCAGCAGCGCAAATACGATGAAGCCCGCGTCGAGTACGAGAACCTCCAATCCATCGACCCCGACGACCTCGCCGCGCATTACATCCTTTCCATCGTCTACCGTCGTTTAGGTATGAAAGAACAAGCCTCCCGCGAAGCCGCAGCCTTTGCCGACCAAAAGGACGATCCCACCGCCAGCACCTACGCACTCGAGTTCCTGCGCAAGCATCACGAGATCGCCTCCGAGAGTGTCCCCTGGCACACCCACAGCGACTTCGCACCACAACAACAAATCGAGGGAGTGCTGCCCGCGGCCCAATGA
- a CDS encoding sensor histidine kinase, with the protein MRAILLWALCGFLALSAQPQTANLGHQSWSTENGLPQSSVHQIFQSFDGYIWLATEGGAARFDGLNFKIFNQETDPTVFTSNDICCFAQNAPDSLWIGTASGLLQYGPQGLRRYTTADGLPSSTIYALAATDDASLLVLTREGLSQLDLRTNRFSLLNLPHPSTLTQGTDGNVWITSPSGLSQYQHGRFIPVPVSPALPPEPIESLAVQPDHTLWLRTHTTLIQQRDGRQHLWTAGRELPGTRIEAFLPDSRNTLWIGTNKGLVALDAANPQSLPQPIPALNASSVLSLFEDRERNLWVGTESTGLHILRRQNFHSLPDLADLAVNTIVQTTDGALYAGTNGDGLYRYQFGKLKHISTHDGLASDIILSLTPGPDGTLWIGTPDGLNHLADSHIKTYTSADGLPDDLIRSLLLGADGSLWIGTRRGLAHLQNGHFTVLTTSNGLRSDLIGALLQSANQDLWIATLDGLSRLHNGAITTYTTADGLSGNIITALLEDVGGALWIGTKGNGLTQHTAKGFTSLQRPDLPQEINSILEDGVGYLWIGSNRGITRVAPSELNVCGSSPQCALHINSYGLADGMPTEETSANGHPAAWQTTNNLLWFATRKGVAIVDPGHLQQNKLPPPVILERVLIDDTPLDLSPSTKIIAPGHNHYAFEFAGLSYSAPSLVRYRYLLEGFDKEWSQPSTRRSATYTNLPPGRYRFHVQAANNDGVWNETGAAIRFYVRPPFYRTLWFVLSALAIIAALAFLFYRLRVRRLRSQFDAVLAERNRMAREIHDTLAQSFVGVSVQLEIVSQLLTHSQLPAANQQLDRTRDYVREGLAEARRSIWDIRAITAQNTLPTRLTQIVEQSRSENLPTQLNIGGTYRPLSSTVESEVLRIAQESLTNAQRHAQATHITLDLRYHSNRLTLTITDDGRGFNPSDTTLPAQGHFGLQGMRERATQINATLTIKSAPETGTTITLDVPIPATKGMPTHG; encoded by the coding sequence ATGCGCGCGATCCTCCTGTGGGCGCTCTGCGGCTTCCTCGCTCTCTCAGCCCAACCGCAAACCGCCAACCTCGGCCATCAATCTTGGTCCACGGAAAACGGCCTCCCGCAAAGCAGTGTCCATCAAATCTTCCAGTCGTTCGACGGCTACATCTGGCTAGCAACCGAAGGCGGAGCCGCCCGCTTCGACGGTCTCAACTTCAAAATCTTCAACCAGGAAACCGACCCCACCGTCTTCACCAGCAACGATATCTGCTGCTTCGCTCAAAACGCCCCCGATAGCCTCTGGATCGGCACCGCCAGCGGCCTCCTGCAGTACGGGCCTCAAGGCCTCCGCCGCTACACCACCGCCGACGGCCTCCCCTCTTCGACCATCTATGCTCTGGCCGCTACCGACGACGCCTCTCTCCTCGTCCTCACCCGCGAAGGCCTGTCACAACTCGATCTCCGCACCAACCGATTCTCCCTTCTCAACCTGCCTCATCCCTCCACACTCACCCAGGGCACCGACGGCAACGTCTGGATCACCTCTCCATCCGGTCTCTCCCAATACCAGCACGGCCGCTTCATCCCCGTCCCCGTCAGCCCCGCGCTCCCCCCCGAACCCATCGAGTCTCTCGCCGTCCAGCCCGACCACACCCTCTGGCTGCGAACCCACACCACCCTTATCCAGCAGCGAGACGGCCGCCAGCATCTCTGGACCGCTGGCCGCGAACTCCCCGGCACACGCATCGAAGCCTTCCTCCCCGACTCCCGCAACACCCTCTGGATCGGCACCAACAAAGGCCTTGTCGCCCTCGACGCTGCCAATCCCCAGTCTCTCCCCCAACCCATCCCCGCCCTCAACGCTAGCTCCGTCCTCTCTCTCTTTGAAGACCGTGAACGTAATCTCTGGGTCGGCACAGAGAGCACCGGTCTCCACATCCTCCGCCGCCAGAACTTCCACTCCCTACCTGACCTGGCCGATCTAGCCGTCAACACAATCGTCCAAACCACCGACGGCGCGCTCTACGCCGGCACTAATGGCGATGGCCTCTACCGCTATCAGTTCGGCAAACTCAAGCACATCTCCACTCACGACGGCCTCGCTAGTGACATCATCCTCTCTCTCACTCCTGGCCCCGACGGCACTCTCTGGATCGGAACACCCGACGGCCTCAACCACCTCGCCGACTCCCACATCAAGACCTACACCTCAGCCGACGGCCTCCCCGACGACCTCATCCGCTCCCTTCTGCTCGGCGCCGATGGTTCTCTCTGGATCGGCACCCGCCGCGGCCTGGCCCACCTACAGAACGGCCACTTCACCGTCCTGACCACATCCAACGGCCTTCGCAGCGACCTCATCGGAGCTCTCCTCCAGTCCGCCAATCAAGATCTCTGGATCGCCACCCTCGACGGTCTCTCTCGCCTCCACAACGGCGCCATCACCACTTACACCACAGCAGACGGCCTCTCCGGAAACATCATCACAGCTCTTCTCGAAGACGTCGGCGGAGCTCTCTGGATCGGAACCAAAGGCAACGGGCTCACCCAGCACACAGCCAAAGGCTTCACCTCGCTACAACGCCCCGACCTCCCACAAGAAATCAACTCCATTCTTGAAGATGGTGTCGGCTATCTCTGGATAGGTTCCAATCGCGGCATCACGCGCGTTGCCCCCTCTGAATTGAACGTATGCGGCTCCTCACCCCAGTGCGCCCTTCACATCAACTCCTACGGCCTCGCCGACGGCATGCCCACCGAGGAAACCTCCGCCAATGGCCACCCAGCCGCCTGGCAGACGACGAATAATCTCCTCTGGTTTGCCACGCGCAAAGGCGTTGCCATCGTCGACCCCGGACATCTCCAGCAAAATAAGCTTCCGCCCCCTGTCATCCTCGAGCGCGTCCTCATCGACGACACCCCCCTCGACCTCAGTCCCTCGACCAAAATCATCGCTCCCGGCCACAACCACTACGCCTTCGAGTTCGCCGGCCTAAGCTACTCCGCGCCCTCTCTCGTGCGCTACCGTTACCTCCTCGAAGGCTTCGACAAAGAGTGGTCGCAACCCAGCACCCGCCGCAGCGCAACCTACACAAATCTCCCGCCTGGTCGATATCGCTTCCACGTTCAGGCTGCCAACAACGACGGAGTCTGGAACGAGACCGGTGCCGCCATCCGCTTCTACGTCCGTCCCCCTTTCTACCGCACCCTCTGGTTCGTTCTAAGTGCCCTCGCGATCATCGCTGCCCTCGCATTTCTCTTTTATCGCCTCCGTGTCCGCCGCCTCCGGTCCCAATTTGACGCCGTCCTCGCCGAGCGCAACCGCATGGCCCGCGAGATCCACGACACCCTCGCCCAGAGCTTCGTCGGCGTCTCCGTCCAACTCGAAATCGTCTCCCAGCTCCTCACCCACTCACAGCTTCCCGCCGCTAACCAGCAGCTCGATCGCACCCGCGACTATGTCCGCGAAGGCCTCGCCGAAGCCCGTCGCAGCATCTGGGACATCCGCGCCATCACCGCGCAAAACACCCTCCCCACCCGTCTGACCCAAATCGTCGAACAATCCCGCAGCGAAAACCTCCCAACGCAACTCAACATCGGAGGCACGTACCGCCCTCTCTCCTCCACCGTCGAAAGCGAGGTCCTCCGTATAGCTCAGGAGTCCCTCACCAACGCCCAACGCCACGCGCAAGCCACCCACATCACCCTCGACCTCCGCTACCACTCAAACCGCCTCACCCTCACCATCACCGACGATGGCCGCGGCTTCAACCCATCCGACACCACGCTCCCCGCACAAGGCCACTTCGGCCTGCAGGGAATGCGTGAGCGCGCCACCCAAATCAACGCTACACTCACCATCAAGAGCGCCCCCGAAACCGGCACAACCATCACCCTCGACGTCCCCATCCCCGCCACGAAAGGTATGCCAACCCATGGGTGA
- a CDS encoding CHAT domain-containing tetratricopeptide repeat protein has product MNKALPGTPTFFLFIFCCTTATLAQSSPPTETCGIQHQQQLINQQSHSGFRPILAGDFADPSLESDLQRDYHAIYFQPPSPETETTLHVTLTLAISRKNRCAEALATYALGLAALQNNIAAASTFFHQAEAAFDEVHSATGLAHTHFEFAALARNVKPQAEITATFNSVAAELDAAGDPTDALTARLQGVNPSAPDASAQFEHLTTEAQTLHATHLEASAHQIWGDSFFNRGQYDQAMLHYQKSDALYTTCLCNPDQRAYLQTSMGRLERVQGRPESAIPHYRLALHLQTLSHDQAYVPQTLNAISVAYESMRQYQKAIAYLQQALAVAHAIHSQPFIDFLEANLGYLYYQAGQPRRGLPLLQHAASNFTNDYQRCSRYDQLSEIYRTLGQLGDAESSITSAIEACERNKNNRDLADSLETRARIRMLRGELDAALADAQHALSITEEISSHLVPEDAHKRGYNEQTINIYATTISILTRMGRYPEALEVTEQSRSRAFLDLLSSPHATLPIIATSTRLSLIKAPTQLSSSRGNSSPASPSSTDLLLQSESHVPSMQTPEIIATAERLHSTILAYWLSKDSLSIWVIRPNSPVYGITQPIKPAHLEALVRATNPYSADTTRGLRTRGTHTLSLAPVPASTELNPWRSLYQILIAPIASHLPQEAGSLLTIIPHGPLFQLPFAALIDSHNHYLIEHYALHTVPAAGLLLYTEKNETAASQLTPHFVFVANPQHLPQIPNSTPLPPLPGSAAEVEAIAHSLPSTQVTLLEGSQASTTNLEAAIPTATVLHFATHAIVSGTDPFGSFLALNQSLSSGNDDGLLTTSSIYALHLHTQMVVLSACRTGLGPVSTDGVAGLSRAFFYAGSASVLTTLWDVADQPTATLMPLFYQGLNQGQSRATALRTAQLALISDLRHNRIKVSFAGTQTPLSEKPAFWAAFSLSGQP; this is encoded by the coding sequence ATGAACAAGGCTCTCCCCGGAACACCCACCTTTTTTCTATTCATTTTTTGCTGCACCACGGCCACCTTGGCTCAAAGCTCTCCCCCCACAGAAACCTGCGGCATCCAGCACCAGCAGCAACTCATCAACCAGCAAAGTCACTCAGGATTCCGGCCAATCCTCGCCGGTGACTTCGCCGACCCCTCCCTTGAGTCCGATCTTCAGCGCGACTATCACGCCATCTACTTTCAGCCTCCATCACCCGAGACCGAAACCACTCTTCACGTCACTCTCACTCTCGCCATCTCGCGCAAAAACCGCTGCGCCGAAGCGCTAGCCACCTACGCCCTCGGTCTAGCCGCCCTCCAAAACAATATCGCCGCCGCCTCAACCTTTTTCCACCAAGCCGAAGCCGCCTTCGACGAAGTCCACTCTGCCACCGGCCTCGCCCACACTCACTTCGAATTCGCTGCATTAGCCCGCAACGTTAAGCCTCAGGCCGAAATCACCGCCACCTTCAACAGTGTCGCAGCTGAGCTCGACGCCGCAGGCGACCCCACAGACGCTCTTACCGCGCGCCTTCAGGGCGTCAACCCCTCCGCTCCCGACGCCTCCGCGCAATTCGAGCACCTCACCACCGAAGCCCAAACTCTCCACGCCACCCACCTCGAAGCAAGCGCCCATCAAATCTGGGGAGACTCCTTCTTCAATCGCGGTCAATACGACCAGGCGATGCTTCATTACCAAAAGTCGGACGCCCTCTACACCACCTGCCTCTGCAACCCCGACCAGCGCGCCTACCTCCAAACCAGCATGGGCCGCCTCGAGCGTGTTCAGGGCCGCCCCGAGTCAGCCATCCCCCACTACCGCCTCGCACTCCATCTCCAAACCCTCTCGCACGATCAGGCCTACGTTCCCCAAACCCTCAACGCCATCAGCGTCGCCTACGAGTCGATGCGCCAATATCAAAAGGCGATCGCTTACCTCCAGCAGGCCCTCGCCGTCGCCCACGCCATCCACTCCCAGCCCTTCATCGACTTCCTCGAAGCCAACCTAGGCTACCTTTACTACCAAGCTGGCCAGCCTCGCCGTGGACTCCCACTCCTCCAGCACGCAGCCTCCAACTTCACCAACGACTACCAACGCTGCAGCCGATACGACCAACTGTCCGAGATCTACCGCACCCTCGGCCAGCTCGGTGACGCCGAGTCAAGCATTACCAGCGCCATCGAGGCCTGCGAGCGCAACAAAAACAACCGCGACCTCGCCGACTCGCTCGAGACCCGCGCCCGCATCCGTATGCTCCGCGGTGAACTCGACGCCGCACTAGCCGACGCCCAGCACGCTCTCTCCATCACCGAAGAGATCAGCTCCCATCTAGTCCCCGAAGACGCCCACAAGCGTGGCTACAACGAACAAACCATCAACATCTACGCCACCACGATCTCCATCCTCACCCGCATGGGCCGCTATCCCGAAGCCCTCGAGGTCACCGAGCAATCCCGCTCCCGCGCCTTCCTCGATCTCCTCAGCAGTCCCCACGCCACCCTTCCCATCATCGCCACATCCACCCGACTCTCCCTCATCAAAGCCCCCACACAACTCTCTAGTTCACGTGGCAACTCGTCGCCCGCATCACCCTCAAGCACCGACCTCCTCCTCCAAAGCGAGTCTCACGTCCCCTCCATGCAGACGCCCGAGATCATCGCCACAGCCGAGCGCCTCCACTCCACCATCCTCGCCTACTGGCTCTCCAAAGACTCTCTCTCCATCTGGGTCATCCGCCCCAACTCTCCCGTCTATGGCATCACCCAGCCCATCAAGCCAGCTCACCTCGAAGCCTTGGTCCGTGCCACGAATCCCTACAGCGCAGACACAACCCGCGGCCTTCGCACCCGAGGCACCCACACCCTAAGCCTTGCCCCAGTCCCAGCCTCCACCGAACTGAACCCCTGGCGCAGCCTCTACCAAATCCTCATTGCCCCCATAGCCTCCCACCTCCCCCAGGAGGCCGGCTCTCTACTCACCATCATTCCCCACGGCCCGCTCTTTCAACTCCCCTTCGCTGCGCTCATCGACTCCCATAACCACTACCTCATCGAGCATTACGCGCTCCACACCGTTCCTGCCGCCGGCCTCCTCCTCTACACCGAAAAGAACGAAACCGCCGCCAGCCAGCTTACCCCCCACTTTGTCTTCGTCGCCAACCCCCAACACCTTCCCCAAATCCCCAACTCCACTCCACTCCCTCCACTCCCAGGCTCCGCAGCCGAAGTCGAAGCCATCGCCCACAGCCTCCCATCCACCCAGGTCACCCTTCTTGAAGGCTCCCAAGCCAGCACGACCAATCTCGAAGCCGCGATCCCCACCGCCACCGTCCTCCACTTCGCCACCCACGCCATCGTCAGTGGCACCGACCCCTTTGGTTCCTTTCTCGCTCTCAATCAATCCCTATCAAGCGGTAATGACGACGGCCTCCTCACCACCTCCTCCATCTACGCCCTCCACCTCCACACCCAGATGGTCGTCCTCAGTGCTTGTCGCACCGGCCTCGGCCCTGTCAGCACCGACGGAGTCGCCGGTCTCAGCCGAGCCTTCTTCTACGCCGGCTCCGCCTCCGTCCTCACCACCCTCTGGGACGTAGCCGACCAGCCCACCGCCACTCTCATGCCCCTCTTCTACCAGGGCCTCAATCAAGGCCAATCCCGCGCCACCGCCCTGCGAACCGCCCAGCTCGCCCTCATCTCAGACCTTCGCCATAACCGCATCAAAGTCTCCTTCGCCGGCACCCAGACCCCTCTGTCCGAAAAGCCCGCCTTCTGGGCCGCCTTCTCCCTCTCGGGACAGCCCTGA
- a CDS encoding c-type cytochrome, whose protein sequence is MNLLRPVLLLSLAATASLFAQAAPPTSSAPSADPRIRGAQVFTETGCLQCHTIRQHGGTKGPDLSGVGRRLNEAQIRTQIHDGGKQMPSFADILEKSETDDLVAYLRSCRDKKAK, encoded by the coding sequence ATGAACCTGCTACGTCCTGTTCTCCTCCTCTCACTCGCAGCCACGGCCTCTCTCTTCGCGCAGGCCGCACCGCCCACGTCATCGGCACCCTCAGCAGACCCACGCATCCGGGGAGCCCAGGTCTTCACAGAAACCGGCTGCCTTCAATGCCACACTATCCGCCAGCATGGAGGCACCAAAGGCCCCGATCTCTCCGGCGTAGGCCGCAGGCTCAACGAAGCCCAGATCCGAACCCAGATCCACGACGGCGGTAAACAAATGCCCTCCTTCGCCGACATCCTCGAAAAATCCGAGACCGACGACCTCGTAGCCTACCTTCGCTCCTGCCGCGACAAAAAGGCAAAATAG
- a CDS encoding RNA polymerase sigma factor has protein sequence MISIDEFNGIYRQHVDAVFRVTLRSVSRREIAEEITSEVFLTFYQNAASLSAEQLPAWLFTVAKRRAADYWRRWYLEERWSLEDATEPATFTPEYSLEDLLAKCENLKPIHRLCVILRFAHGMSRTEIAQQTGLSDLQVKGNLQYALKLLRDTLTTRTPNLPPAQELSADA, from the coding sequence ATGATCTCGATAGACGAATTCAACGGCATCTACCGCCAGCACGTCGATGCCGTCTTCCGCGTAACCCTGCGCTCCGTCAGCCGCAGAGAGATCGCCGAGGAGATCACCAGCGAAGTGTTCCTCACCTTCTACCAAAACGCAGCCAGCCTCTCCGCCGAGCAGCTCCCGGCTTGGCTCTTCACCGTGGCCAAACGCCGTGCCGCCGACTACTGGCGCCGCTGGTACCTCGAAGAGCGCTGGTCCCTCGAAGACGCCACGGAACCCGCGACCTTTACTCCTGAGTATTCCCTCGAAGACCTCCTCGCCAAGTGCGAAAACCTCAAGCCCATCCACCGCCTCTGCGTCATCCTCCGCTTCGCCCACGGCATGTCCCGCACCGAGATCGCCCAGCAAACCGGTCTCTCCGATCTCCAGGTCAAAGGCAATCTTCAGTACGCCCTCAAACTCCTTCGAGACACCCTCACCACCCGAACTCCCAACCTCCCCCCCGCACAGGAGTTATCCGCCGATGCCTGA